The Tachyglossus aculeatus isolate mTacAcu1 chromosome 7, mTacAcu1.pri, whole genome shotgun sequence genome includes a region encoding these proteins:
- the GOLT1A gene encoding vesicle transport protein GOT1A isoform X2, translated as MVTITEWQKIGVGTTGFGVFFIFLGILLYFDSVLVAFGNLLFLSGLAFIIGLRRTFGFFFRRQKLKATSFFLGGVIIVLLRWPLLGMMLETYGFINLFKGFFPIAFGFLGSVTNIPLLSPLFRRLQGTSSMV; from the exons ATGGTGACCATCACCGAATGGCAGA AGATCGGCGTGGGCACCACAGGTTTCGgggtcttcttcatcttcttgggAATACTCTTGTACTTTGACTCTGTGCTTGTGGCCTTCGGAAAC CTCCTGTTCCTCTCCGGCCTCGCCTTCATCATCGGACTCAGAAGGACGTTTGGCTTCTTCTTCCGACGGCAGAAGCTCAAGGCCACCAGCTTCTTCCTGGGTGGTGTGATCATCGTTCTCCTACGCTGGCCTCTCCTGGGGATGATGCTGGAGACTTACGGTTTCATCAATCTCTTCAA GGGATTTTTCCCAATCGCCTTTGGCTTCCTCGGCTCAGTCACAAACATCCCACTCCTGAGTCCG